The DNA region TTCTGTGCTgtagtgattctcctgcctcagctttgcaGTTAGCAAGTAGATACAGGTGCTCACAATGGTGCTTGGTACAGGTTTTGTAAATGAGTCATTTTGCTCAGAGGAATGACTGTTGCCATAATGTAAAGGACGATGTGCTGAATGACAATATGACCTCCTGGAATGTGGCAATAGGACTGATGTTCTTAACACAGGTTGCTGTTGGAATTCTGGGaaatttctctctgttttattattatttagtccTTTCCTACAATGACTGTACTTTAAAGTCCACAGATATGATTCTCAAGCACCTAATTATAGCCAACTCCTTGGTCATTCTCTCTAAAGGAATTCCCCAGACAATCACAGCTTTTGGTTTGAAGCATTTCTTCAGTGATTTTGGATGCAAACTTATTTTGTACATTCAGCGAGTGGGCAGGAGTGTGTCCATTTTCATCACCTGCCTCTTGAGCATCTTCCAGAACATCACCATCAGCCCCATGAACCTCTGTTGGAAGGATCTCAAAGGAAGAGCTCCCAAGTACATTGGCTTCTCCATTTCCCTCTGCTGGATCCTGTACATGGTGGTGAATATCATTTTTCCTCTCTATATGCTCAGCAAATGGAGTAGTGAAAACCTGACAGAGAAAAGAGACTTTGGGTACTGTTCTTCTGCAGGTCGTGACAAAATAACCAACTTGTTATATGCAGCCTTATTTGCATTTCCTGAGGTTTTCTTTTCCATGCTAATGATCTGGTCCAGTGGCTCCATGGTTCTCCTTCTGTACAGGCACAAACAGAGGGTTCAGCACATTCACAGCATCAAAGTTTCCCCCAGAACATCCCCAGAGTCCAGAGCCACCCAGAGAATCCTTGTCCTTGTGGGCACCTTTGTGACTTTCCACACCCTCTCCTCCCTATTGAACGTTCATATTGGTCTATTTTCCATCCCCACAGGGTGGCTGGTGGACACCAATGACCTAATAGCAGTGTGTTTCCCCACTGTCAGCCCCTTTATTCTCATGAGCCGTGAGTCCACTGTATCCACTTTATCCAGGCTCTGTTTCATCTGCATAAAGAATACAaagtcctgctgggtgctgtggcatgTGCATGAAACCCCAGGAACTCAGGGAACTGAGGCAAGAGCAACCCAacttaaaggccagcctcagcaagttagtaagaccctgtctcaaaaatgagaaagaaaagggctggagatgaagctcagtggtaaagcacccagggttcagtccccagcatcagAATACAAGTCAAACGTTGCCCCATTGTATCATAAGTACGTGATTGCATGTTTTCACATCATGTTCACTAGCCAT from Urocitellus parryii isolate mUroPar1 chromosome 15, mUroPar1.hap1, whole genome shotgun sequence includes:
- the LOC113177374 gene encoding vomeronasal type-1 receptor 4-like, which gives rise to MTSWNVAIGLMFLTQVAVGILGNFSLFYYYLVLSYNDCTLKSTDMILKHLIIANSLVILSKGIPQTITAFGLKHFFSDFGCKLILYIQRVGRSVSIFITCLLSIFQNITISPMNLCWKDLKGRAPKYIGFSISLCWILYMVVNIIFPLYMLSKWSSENLTEKRDFGYCSSAGRDKITNLLYAALFAFPEVFFSMLMIWSSGSMVLLLYRHKQRVQHIHSIKVSPRTSPESRATQRILVLVGTFVTFHTLSSLLNVHIGLFSIPTGWLVDTNDLIAVCFPTVSPFILMSRESTVSTLSRLCFICIKNTKSCWVLWHVHETPGTQGTETLPNKDLSCDENRDEIKGGPRMRREVELALHILGNARSGTCLEACREAQASPSSSGCLSTPSPVSPGTQGHLLKTPRATVNSDVLREGQSTAV